Below is a genomic region from Candidatus Cloacimonas sp..
GGGCGACACAATCATAGCGATGGGTGCGTAAACTCATAAAAAAAGATAATAGGTATGGGATGAACAGGATTAAAAGGATTTCAGAGATTTTTAAAGCAATATTTGCCTTGAAAGCCCCCCAGGGCGACACAATCATAGCGATGGGTGCGTAAGCCCCTCGAAAAATATAAAATACGCTCATCATTTTTATTTATTTTCTTTTCTTCAAAAAGCCCCTCAGGGCGACACAATCATAGCGATGGGTGCGTAAGCCCCTCGAAAAATGTATGTTATATTTTCCCTCTCTTCTTGCAAACTATCCCATCAGCTTTTGGTATATTGCGTAATTTTCCGGATCAAAGCAATAAAAATAGACCCTCAGATCAGGATGATTTTCCAAAAAATCCTTCACGGTAGAAACCGCAATCTGGGCTGCTTCTTCTTTGGGAAAACGATAAATCCCGGTTGATATATTGGGAAAAGCAATGGACTTAATTCCTTTTTCTACGGCAAGTTGCATTGAATTTTCATAGCAGGACTTCAATAACTCCACTTCTCCCCAATTCCCTCCTTGCCAAACAGGGCCAACTGTATGGATAACATATTGTGCTTTAAGATTATAACCCGTGGTAATCTTTGCCGCGCCGGTCTGGCATCCGCCCAATGATCTACATTC
It encodes:
- a CDS encoding O-acetyl-ADP-ribose deacetylase encodes the protein MMELRQGDITAFEGEAIVNAANSSLLGGGGVDGAIHRAAGKGLLKECRSLGGCQTGAAKITTGYNLKAQYVIHTVGPVWQGGNWGEVELLKSCYENSMQLAVEKGIKSIAFPNISTGIYRFPKEEAAQIAVSTVKDFLENHPDLRVYFYCFDPENYAIYQKLMG